The window CTGAGATATTAGGTTGTTCCAGACCTCACTTTGTCAAGTTATTGGAAAGCGGAGAAATAGAGTTTGTTAAAATCGGTAAACATCGAAGGGTCAAGTTCGAAGATGTGTTAAAATATAAAAGGAAAATGAAAGCGGCCCAGAAAAAACACATTATCGACATTATGAAATCTGACGAAGAAACAGGATTGTATGATTCATAGCGTACGTTTCATCTGTGTATTGGACACGAATGTGATTTATCCAATCGAAATTCGTGACTTACTTTTTTGGTTCGCCCACTATGACCTATACACCCCAAAGTGGAGCGAACACATTTTTGATGAATGGGCAAGAGTGATGGAGCGTAAAGGGGTCTCACCAAACGAAGCAAAGAAAAGAGTGGAAAAGGCAAATTTGGCTTTTCCGGATGCATTGGTCAACAATTACTCCGGATTGATTCCTGGCTTAAATTTACCCGATCCAAAAGATTGCCATGTTTTGGCTGCGGCGATCAAAACCAATGCAAATATTATAGTAACGAACAATATAAAGGATTTCCCTAAAGACTATCTTTCTTCTTTTGGGTTAACAGCCAAAACTGCAGACGATTTCTTAACAGATATTATTGACCTCAATCCCGAAGAGGCCATAAAAGCATTTCAAGAAATGGTCCTCTACCGCAGAAATCCAGATTTGGATGAGTATCAGGTACTCGATATGCTCAGAAAACAAGGCTTAACCGATACCGCCAATTTTCTGCATTCCCAACTCTAATTCTGATTGTTTTTTATACACTATTGGTTTCCAAACCGCAGATTTCCGCTAAAGGAATATTCAAGGCTTGGTTGATAAAATAAAGGAAATGATATTGGTTTTGATAATTC is drawn from Flagellimonas sp. MMG031 and contains these coding sequences:
- a CDS encoding PIN domain-containing protein translates to MIHSVRFICVLDTNVIYPIEIRDLLFWFAHYDLYTPKWSEHIFDEWARVMERKGVSPNEAKKRVEKANLAFPDALVNNYSGLIPGLNLPDPKDCHVLAAAIKTNANIIVTNNIKDFPKDYLSSFGLTAKTADDFLTDIIDLNPEEAIKAFQEMVLYRRNPDLDEYQVLDMLRKQGLTDTANFLHSQL